A genomic region of Streptococcus suis contains the following coding sequences:
- a CDS encoding capsular polysaccharide synthesis protein produces MKSLIKILRKIIKSGRVKQLISNRLVFFTAFQLLLQPKTKKSLEILQVSIDQKIMRKLRKKYKTDIEYFKANINNFKYKEDSDEKVVWVLWYQGIENAPKLVKHCFESLKRNLPEDKKIISLDESNLSQYIDLPVFIVEKFHSGKISHAHFSDIVRIELLSKYGGTWVDATVFMSSPIIHDYFFESDLFLFQELRPNTFGHSRRISSWFMTAKANNEIILLTRFLLNKYWEKNNSLLEYFLLHCFFEMAIEAYPEVWKEVIPYSNSHPHILQFRMFDNFNNQHWHEISSMIEVHKLTYKYEQKDYKGTYLDEVILQEHV; encoded by the coding sequence ATGAAAAGTTTAATTAAAATTTTAAGAAAGATAATTAAGAGCGGTAGAGTAAAGCAACTTATAAGTAATAGACTTGTTTTCTTCACGGCTTTCCAATTGCTACTTCAACCCAAAACTAAGAAGTCCTTAGAAATTTTACAAGTTTCTATAGACCAAAAAATTATGCGAAAACTCAGGAAAAAATATAAAACAGATATAGAATATTTTAAAGCTAACATCAACAATTTCAAATATAAAGAAGATAGCGACGAGAAGGTAGTGTGGGTTCTGTGGTATCAAGGGATAGAAAATGCTCCTAAATTGGTTAAACATTGTTTTGAATCTTTAAAACGGAATTTGCCTGAGGATAAAAAAATAATTTCCTTAGATGAAAGTAATTTATCCCAATATATCGACTTACCTGTATTCATAGTAGAGAAATTTCATTCAGGAAAGATTTCACATGCTCATTTTTCAGATATTGTTCGTATTGAATTATTATCAAAATATGGTGGGACATGGGTTGATGCAACAGTGTTTATGAGTTCTCCCATTATTCATGATTATTTTTTTGAATCTGATTTATTTTTGTTTCAAGAATTACGCCCAAATACATTTGGACACAGTAGGAGAATATCTAGTTGGTTTATGACTGCAAAAGCCAATAATGAGATTATATTATTGACGAGATTTTTATTGAATAAATATTGGGAGAAAAACAATAGCTTGCTTGAGTATTTTCTATTGCATTGTTTTTTTGAAATGGCTATAGAAGCATATCCTGAAGTCTGGAAAGAGGTAATTCCGTATAGTAATTCGCACCCACATATTTTACAATTTAGGATGTTTGATAATTTTAATAATCAGCATTGGCATGAGATTTCTAGCATGATAGAAGTACATAAGCTAACCTATAAGTATGAACAAAAGGATTACAAAGGAACTTACCTTGATGAAGTTATTTTACAAGAACATGTGTAA
- a CDS encoding LicD family protein, translating into MRSTSKIEWELALDKAFQGMYQTIDAEQLKKLQQAYLDMFVLLNKKCQKIGIKPMMVAGTLIGSLRHNGYIPWDDDIDLVLPRSDYEKFKIAMKDDDDFFIIDPAQNRSSIHKMLKIQSKSLTLFDVMGEGFSKKKYLYLDMLPIDYVSDNNLKNKVVGSLFKILDLSYSSSRCFKKYSPHLSYMATKSKELKGNLFIRKCIGLPSYLIGPHRVFQLMERLLKSTKNGKSMTIAYGVKGYFGEIVSHKVFLPEEKYWFEIDYFYGPNDANAYLTNRYGDYMKLPSKEEQVERHIRLRDDWESKIR; encoded by the coding sequence ATGAGAAGTACATCAAAAATTGAGTGGGAACTGGCTTTAGATAAAGCATTTCAAGGAATGTATCAGACTATAGATGCTGAGCAATTAAAAAAATTACAACAAGCATATTTAGATATGTTTGTCTTGCTAAATAAAAAGTGTCAGAAAATTGGAATAAAGCCTATGATGGTAGCAGGTACATTAATTGGTTCTTTAAGACACAACGGCTATATCCCATGGGATGACGATATAGACTTAGTGTTACCAAGAAGTGATTATGAGAAATTTAAAATTGCAATGAAGGATGACGATGATTTTTTCATAATTGATCCGGCACAAAATCGTAGTAGTATCCACAAAATGTTAAAAATTCAGAGTAAATCACTGACATTATTTGACGTGATGGGAGAGGGGTTTAGTAAAAAGAAATATCTATATTTAGATATGTTGCCTATAGATTATGTTTCTGATAATAACTTGAAAAATAAAGTTGTCGGCAGTTTATTTAAAATCCTCGATTTATCGTATTCGAGTTCAAGGTGTTTTAAGAAATATTCTCCACATCTAAGTTATATGGCGACAAAGTCAAAAGAATTGAAGGGAAATTTATTTATTAGGAAATGTATTGGCTTGCCATCATATCTCATTGGACCACATAGAGTGTTTCAATTAATGGAAAGATTATTAAAATCGACAAAAAATGGTAAGAGTATGACCATTGCTTATGGTGTAAAAGGATATTTTGGAGAAATTGTCTCTCATAAAGTTTTTTTACCAGAAGAAAAGTATTGGTTTGAAATTGACTACTTTTATGGTCCAAATGATGCGAATGCGTATCTAACCAATCGATATGGAGATTATATGAAACTTCCTTCGAAAGAAGAACAAGTGGAAAGACATATTCGATTGAGAGACGATTGGGAAAGTAAGATAAGATAG
- a CDS encoding restriction endonuclease subunit S, producing MIDTRDWEFFDFSKVFRMENGFYNKKPESSGVGTIPFIGATDKNNGVTDYFTLEEIESASKTGEEPNQELSDKIFPPYALCVTNNGSVGYAYYQEKLFTCSHDVNPLYRIDGDFNEFTALFIATVIMHDRYRWGYGRKWRPKRMKYSRLKLPIQKEPNGEPVLDVSKRYSDSGFIPDWDFMENFIKSLKYKLPETKRNTYVDISSQNWVSFTLEELGIDIYKAKAHTKIDMDFSKNRKPSKLPFVSRTELNNSIDGWVSKDEENGIEKGNALVIGDTTSTISYQPNPFVAGDHIVVIRANWLNKYTGLFIQTLLNQERYRYSYGRAFKMDLIKKTKLLLPVNHNKEVDWRWIENYIQTLPYSENI from the coding sequence ATGATTGATACTCGAGATTGGGAATTTTTTGATTTTTCTAAGGTATTTCGTATGGAGAACGGTTTTTATAATAAGAAACCAGAATCTAGTGGAGTGGGAACTATTCCTTTTATAGGCGCTACTGATAAAAATAACGGTGTTACAGATTATTTCACATTAGAAGAAATCGAATCCGCTTCTAAGACAGGAGAAGAACCTAATCAGGAATTAAGCGATAAGATATTCCCCCCATATGCTCTCTGTGTCACTAACAATGGTTCTGTAGGATATGCTTACTATCAAGAAAAACTATTCACTTGTAGTCATGATGTTAATCCTTTATATAGAATTGACGGTGACTTCAATGAATTTACAGCTCTATTCATTGCAACAGTAATAATGCACGATAGGTACAGATGGGGATATGGACGAAAATGGCGTCCAAAAAGAATGAAATACTCCAGATTAAAACTTCCTATTCAAAAAGAGCCCAATGGAGAACCTGTTCTTGATGTAAGTAAACGATACTCCGATTCTGGTTTTATACCAGATTGGGATTTTATGGAAAACTTCATCAAATCACTAAAGTATAAACTGCCTGAAACTAAAAGAAACACTTATGTTGATATTTCTTCCCAAAACTGGGTTTCATTTACATTAGAAGAACTAGGTATTGATATATACAAAGCTAAAGCCCATACAAAAATTGATATGGATTTTTCTAAAAATCGAAAACCAAGTAAATTACCATTTGTCAGTAGAACAGAATTAAATAATTCTATAGATGGATGGGTTTCAAAAGATGAGGAAAATGGTATCGAAAAAGGCAATGCACTTGTGATAGGCGATACGACATCAACTATTTCTTATCAACCTAATCCTTTTGTTGCGGGTGACCACATTGTTGTAATTAGAGCAAATTGGTTAAATAAATATACGGGGCTATTTATTCAAACTCTACTGAATCAAGAAAGATATAGATATTCATACGGAAGAGCATTTAAGATGGATTTAATTAAAAAAACAAAATTATTGTTACCAGTAAATCACAATAAAGAAGTTGATTGGAGATGGATTGAAAATTATATCCAAACTTTACCATATTCAGAAAATATCTAA
- a CDS encoding NAD-dependent epimerase/dehydratase family protein — MLDSTLEKDCIAFVRENSELLTDLTNKTVFVTGATGLIGSHLVYSLVFANRLLQTNIKIVAAVRSKEKAMYKFADCLSEIDFHVSDISQEQSYAGDIDFIIHGASVTASRDFVEKPVDTIFTALNGTKNILELAKVKKVKKVVYLSSLEVYGINESKESISEDDYGYIDFTQVRSSYSEGKRMAECLCVSYASQFQVPVSLARLTQTFGPGVEYQDNRVFAQFARAVIESKPITLHTKGETMRSYCYTKDAVAAIIHILLKGVSGQAYNVANEDTYTSIYDMAILASQLDENNICKVKVDLQDINQLGYNPTVKINLETKKLKELGWNPTVQLKAMFQSLITSMKVNKENH, encoded by the coding sequence ATGTTAGATTCAACTTTAGAAAAAGACTGTATAGCTTTTGTCAGAGAAAATTCAGAATTGCTAACTGACTTGACTAATAAGACGGTTTTTGTGACTGGGGCTACAGGTTTAATCGGGAGTCACTTAGTTTACTCGCTTGTTTTTGCAAATCGTCTATTACAGACCAATATAAAAATAGTGGCCGCTGTTCGCTCTAAAGAAAAGGCTATGTATAAGTTTGCGGATTGTCTGAGTGAGATCGACTTCCATGTTTCGGATATTAGTCAAGAACAATCTTATGCTGGGGATATAGATTTTATTATTCATGGTGCAAGTGTGACTGCTTCCCGTGATTTTGTTGAAAAACCTGTTGATACTATTTTTACTGCGCTAAATGGGACAAAAAATATTTTAGAGTTAGCAAAAGTGAAGAAAGTAAAAAAGGTTGTCTATCTGTCTTCGCTTGAGGTCTATGGAATAAACGAATCGAAAGAATCAATATCAGAAGATGATTATGGCTATATTGATTTCACTCAGGTTAGAAGTAGTTATTCAGAAGGAAAACGAATGGCAGAATGCCTGTGTGTTTCCTACGCAAGCCAATTTCAGGTTCCAGTTAGCTTAGCTAGATTAACACAAACTTTTGGACCAGGTGTTGAATATCAGGACAATCGTGTGTTTGCTCAGTTTGCCCGTGCTGTTATTGAAAGCAAGCCAATTACATTGCATACCAAAGGTGAAACAATGCGTAGTTATTGTTATACAAAGGATGCAGTAGCTGCAATTATACATATTTTACTTAAGGGGGTCTCTGGACAAGCATATAATGTAGCTAACGAAGATACCTATACCTCAATTTATGATATGGCTATATTGGCAAGTCAACTTGATGAAAATAATATTTGTAAAGTTAAGGTTGATTTACAAGATATTAATCAACTAGGATATAATCCAACTGTTAAAATTAATTTAGAAACTAAGAAACTAAAGGAATTAGGTTGGAATCCGACAGTGCAGTTAAAAGCTATGTTTCAATCATTAATCACTTCTATGAAAGTGAATAAGGAGAACCATTGA
- a CDS encoding glycosyltransferase encodes MITVLMATYNGSPFIIKQLDSIRNQSVSADKVIIWDDCSTDDTIKIIKDYIKKYSLDSWVVSQNKSNQGHYQTFINLTKLVQEGIVFFSDQDDIWDSHKIETMLPIFDRENVSMVFCKSRLIDENGNIISSPDTSDRINTYSLEKLLQAWPSGYQTAYRAEVLGDMINREFYKFPYFQFHDVLFGMLACVYGDVIEIDSILDSHRLHLNNVTLSSSSKSFHNSLGSRLDYYMKMYNRYDFVAQVACDGENDDVERISKNYYELYTARYNFIKNWNIYSILKLYQLRNYYNGKRAFISDIVYALRLHSVFGMIVSKFRR; translated from the coding sequence ATGATTACAGTATTGATGGCTACATATAATGGAAGCCCATTTATAATAAAACAGTTAGATTCAATTCGAAATCAAAGTGTATCAGCAGACAAAGTTATTATTTGGGATGATTGCTCGACAGATGATACAATAAAAATAATAAAAGATTATATAAAAAAATATTCTTTGGATTCATGGGTTGTCTCTCAAAATAAATCTAATCAGGGGCATTATCAAACATTTATAAATTTGACAAAGTTAGTTCAGGAAGGAATAGTCTTTTTTTCAGATCAAGATGATATTTGGGACTCTCATAAAATTGAGACAATGCTTCCAATCTTTGACAGAGAAAATGTATCAATGGTGTTTTGCAAATCCAGATTGATTGATGAAAACGGAAATATTATCAGTAGCCCAGATACTTCGGATAGAATCAATACGTACTCTCTAGAAAAACTATTGCAAGCTTGGCCATCGGGGTATCAGACTGCATACAGGGCAGAAGTGCTAGGTGATATGATAAATAGAGAGTTTTATAAATTTCCGTATTTTCAATTTCATGATGTATTATTTGGGATGCTTGCGTGTGTTTATGGTGACGTAATAGAGATAGATTCAATTTTAGATAGTCATCGTTTACACTTAAATAATGTTACATTATCCTCTAGTAGCAAGTCGTTTCACAATTCTTTGGGGAGTCGTTTAGATTACTATATGAAAATGTATAATCGCTATGATTTTGTTGCCCAGGTTGCTTGTGATGGAGAAAATGATGATGTAGAAAGGATTTCTAAAAATTATTATGAGCTTTATACTGCAAGATATAACTTCATTAAAAATTGGAATATCTATTCTATACTTAAATTATACCAATTAAGAAATTATTATAATGGTAAACGAGCGTTTATAAGTGACATTGTGTACGCACTTCGTCTACATAGCGTATTTGGGATGATTGTAAGTAAATTCAGGAGATAG
- a CDS encoding class I SAM-dependent DNA methyltransferase, with product MNRFEIIDKIGKLYYSTNLENGEFSYSKGLKAVGKSISDYRNSNSTKKRNHIDIRFENDRLAILVETKDRFDNWDKIEIQKQLQEYVKYEKAYSDRKIVAILTETEGNDTWTWYCQSVIIDDEHMNTELTTVLSFEEYEELCFGKVNDKLQVVDSIKVLNEMLHSDGLAEKLRSQFVGTCLLALKNGLVYEGIKPTKDTDGNDLSPEQAILKSIKNILEGLLSQGGGLNKVGKLAILNNKVLEDQDVTSLSYQELTALLAYIDNNIIPYINDKNTAGQDLLNLFFTTFNKYVGKSDKNQAFTPDHICDFMSKVVNVNKNSRVLDPCCGSGAFLVRAMTDAMDDCNTEDERKAVKKNQIFGIEYEEGAFGLSSTNMLIHGDGNSNIIQDSMFNKGKWITDANIDVILMNPPYNATKKSCDPEYTKKWASKVTQDPSKGLHFVEWVARQVTGQGEDKTIKNKTAKIAVLLPMQAAIGNSKETKLYKKKMLEKYTLEAVFSLPDEMFYPGASAVACCMIFDLSQNHTKSDKDTFFGYFKDDNFIKRKGLGRVEKVDSNGDSLWEQVKSKWLSLYRNKREMAGLSVMKKVGYEDEWLAEAYMETDYSTLNSDDFQRTINHYLSFLVKEGECGND from the coding sequence ATGAACCGTTTTGAAATTATTGATAAAATAGGCAAATTATACTACTCCACTAATCTTGAAAATGGTGAATTTAGTTATTCTAAGGGATTGAAAGCTGTAGGTAAATCTATTTCTGACTACAGAAATAGTAACTCAACGAAAAAACGTAACCATATAGATATTCGTTTTGAGAATGACCGTTTAGCCATATTGGTTGAAACAAAAGATAGATTCGATAACTGGGATAAGATTGAAATTCAGAAACAATTACAAGAATATGTAAAGTATGAAAAGGCATATTCAGATAGAAAAATTGTAGCTATTTTGACTGAGACAGAAGGTAATGACACTTGGACATGGTATTGTCAATCAGTAATTATTGATGATGAACACATGAATACTGAACTAACAACAGTTCTATCGTTTGAAGAATATGAAGAACTGTGTTTTGGAAAAGTAAACGACAAATTACAAGTAGTAGATTCAATTAAAGTATTGAATGAAATGTTACATTCTGACGGCCTTGCTGAGAAATTACGAAGTCAATTTGTAGGAACTTGTTTATTAGCACTTAAAAATGGACTTGTTTATGAAGGTATAAAACCTACAAAAGATACCGATGGAAATGATTTATCTCCTGAACAAGCTATCCTAAAAAGTATCAAAAATATTTTAGAAGGATTGCTCTCTCAAGGTGGGGGGTTAAATAAAGTTGGTAAGTTAGCGATACTCAATAACAAAGTGTTGGAAGACCAAGATGTAACCAGTCTGAGTTATCAGGAATTAACAGCTCTATTAGCCTATATAGACAATAATATTATCCCTTATATCAATGATAAAAATACAGCAGGGCAAGATTTATTAAATCTCTTCTTTACAACTTTTAACAAATACGTAGGAAAATCCGATAAAAATCAGGCTTTTACTCCGGATCATATTTGTGATTTTATGAGTAAGGTTGTCAATGTTAATAAAAATTCTCGTGTACTCGACCCATGTTGTGGGAGTGGTGCTTTCTTAGTACGTGCAATGACAGATGCTATGGATGATTGCAATACTGAGGATGAACGTAAGGCTGTTAAAAAGAATCAAATTTTTGGCATAGAATATGAAGAGGGAGCATTCGGTCTATCATCAACAAATATGTTGATACATGGAGATGGTAATTCAAATATTATTCAGGATTCTATGTTTAATAAGGGGAAATGGATTACAGATGCAAACATAGATGTTATTCTTATGAACCCGCCATATAATGCTACCAAAAAGAGTTGTGACCCTGAATATACAAAAAAATGGGCTTCAAAAGTTACACAAGACCCTTCAAAAGGACTTCATTTTGTCGAGTGGGTCGCTCGGCAAGTAACTGGTCAAGGCGAAGATAAGACTATTAAGAATAAAACTGCCAAAATCGCTGTTTTACTTCCCATGCAAGCTGCTATTGGCAATAGCAAAGAAACTAAATTATATAAGAAAAAGATGCTTGAAAAATATACTTTAGAGGCTGTCTTTTCTTTACCTGATGAAATGTTCTATCCCGGTGCTTCAGCTGTTGCTTGCTGTATGATATTTGATTTATCTCAAAATCATACTAAATCTGATAAGGATACCTTCTTTGGGTATTTTAAAGATGATAATTTTATCAAAAGGAAAGGCTTAGGTCGTGTTGAGAAAGTTGATAGCAACGGTGATAGCTTATGGGAACAAGTAAAATCCAAATGGCTATCATTGTATAGAAATAAACGTGAAATGGCTGGTCTATCTGTTATGAAAAAAGTTGGATATGAAGATGAATGGCTTGCAGAAGCCTATATGGAAACCGATTATTCAACACTTAACTCTGATGATTTTCAACGAACTATAAATCATTATCTATCTTTCTTGGTTAAAGAAGGAGAATGTGGCAATGATTGA
- the ispD gene encoding 2-C-methyl-D-erythritol 4-phosphate cytidylyltransferase, with translation MVVSAVIFAGGSGSRMKTTTKPKQFLELHGKPIIIHTIEHFENHPLVDQIVIVCIEGWIEYLETLLSKFQIKKVVKVVPGGTTGQMSIFNGLEALSGNIENDDIVLIHDGVRPLIDAEIITNNIECVRNNRTAITVKPVIETVIQVNEDNAITNVVDRDSCQTAVAPQSFYLADIYSLHLKAQEDGLINMTDSATLVRHYGLDLFTVMGGPENIKITTPSDFYIFRAIYDSRENAQIFG, from the coding sequence ATGGTAGTTTCAGCAGTCATTTTCGCAGGTGGTTCTGGTTCGCGAATGAAAACCACGACAAAGCCAAAGCAATTTCTAGAATTGCATGGAAAACCTATTATTATTCATACGATTGAACATTTTGAGAATCATCCATTGGTTGATCAAATTGTTATTGTATGCATTGAGGGATGGATTGAGTATTTAGAAACACTGCTTTCTAAGTTTCAAATTAAAAAAGTTGTAAAAGTAGTTCCAGGTGGGACAACAGGTCAGATGTCCATTTTTAATGGGCTTGAAGCATTGTCTGGGAATATAGAAAACGATGACATTGTTCTGATTCATGATGGTGTGCGTCCACTTATTGATGCAGAAATTATTACGAACAATATTGAGTGTGTAAGAAATAATAGGACTGCAATTACTGTTAAGCCTGTTATTGAAACAGTCATTCAAGTGAATGAAGATAATGCTATTACAAATGTTGTTGATAGGGATTCCTGTCAGACTGCAGTAGCTCCTCAGAGTTTCTATCTTGCAGATATTTATTCACTACATTTAAAAGCACAAGAAGATGGTTTAATCAATATGACTGATTCAGCAACATTGGTTCGTCATTATGGTCTAGATTTATTTACCGTGATGGGAGGACCTGAGAACATAAAGATTACAACTCCTTCAGATTTTTATATTTTTAGAGCTATTTACGATTCAAGGGAAAATGCTCAAATTTTTGGATAG
- a CDS encoding flippase, protein MKKLLLNSSYAITSNLLSLLVSTLVILILPKLIGVEEYGYWQLYLFYTSYVGFAHLGWIDGIYLKYGGEEYERLDKQKFFSQFIAYSLFQTIIAILIFVVGNSIDVGTNKEFIFNMLSLTLLATNLRFFVIYLLQTTNLIKESARIMILDRVLYICLLLGLIAGGIYSYKLMIVVDVIGRFISLFYGIYLCRDIIVHKLTFFKFDISEVIDNIKVGSNLMLSNVASMLVIGTVRLGIEKRWDVATFGKISLTLSISNLIMTFINAVGIVIFPMLKRTEKSELPELYVKIRTLLMPVLLGFLLLFFPLRTALMIWLPKYADSLLYMALIFPISVFEGKMALLINTYLKAFRMERTILFVNLLSMLLSVLLTIVTTFIFPNLILATLSITFLLFFRCFLAEILLAKSLEISVALDALIEAIIAVIFIFAAWALPSLAGFLVYLVIYIIYMWIKIGSNKSLFTRLK, encoded by the coding sequence TTGAAAAAGTTATTGTTAAACTCTAGCTATGCTATTACATCAAATCTGTTATCACTACTTGTTTCAACCTTAGTCATTCTCATTTTACCCAAATTAATTGGAGTTGAGGAATATGGTTATTGGCAATTGTATCTTTTCTATACAAGTTATGTTGGATTTGCTCATTTAGGTTGGATTGATGGTATCTATCTAAAATATGGTGGTGAAGAGTATGAGCGACTGGATAAACAAAAGTTTTTCTCACAATTCATTGCCTATTCTCTTTTTCAAACAATAATTGCCATTCTGATTTTTGTCGTAGGCAATAGCATAGATGTCGGGACGAATAAAGAATTTATCTTCAATATGCTATCACTAACCTTGCTAGCAACCAACCTTAGATTTTTTGTTATTTATTTGTTACAAACGACCAATCTAATTAAAGAGAGTGCAAGAATAATGATTCTCGATAGAGTTCTGTACATCTGTTTATTGTTGGGACTAATTGCTGGTGGTATTTACAGCTATAAATTAATGATAGTAGTTGACGTGATTGGACGATTTATTTCTCTTTTTTACGGTATCTATCTTTGTAGAGATATAATAGTTCACAAGCTTACTTTTTTTAAGTTTGATATTTCAGAGGTTATTGATAACATAAAAGTTGGTAGCAATTTGATGCTTTCAAATGTTGCTAGTATGCTAGTTATTGGGACTGTTCGTTTGGGAATTGAGAAGCGTTGGGATGTAGCAACATTTGGAAAAATTTCTTTGACATTGAGTATTTCTAATTTGATTATGACGTTTATCAATGCGGTAGGAATTGTCATTTTTCCAATGTTGAAGAGGACTGAAAAGAGTGAGTTACCCGAATTATATGTAAAAATTAGAACTTTATTAATGCCTGTTTTGTTGGGATTTTTATTATTATTCTTTCCACTTAGAACAGCGTTAATGATTTGGCTTCCTAAATATGCGGATAGTTTGCTATATATGGCGCTAATTTTTCCGATTTCGGTATTTGAAGGTAAAATGGCTTTATTAATTAACACATACTTGAAAGCTTTCCGTATGGAGAGAACAATACTATTTGTTAATTTGTTAAGTATGCTCTTAAGTGTTCTATTGACTATTGTTACAACTTTTATTTTTCCTAATTTAATATTGGCAACGCTTTCTATTACCTTCCTACTATTTTTCCGTTGTTTTCTTGCAGAAATATTGTTAGCAAAAAGCTTAGAAATTTCTGTTGCTTTAGATGCTCTAATAGAAGCAATCATTGCGGTAATATTTATTTTTGCTGCATGGGCTCTACCAAGTTTGGCAGGATTTTTAGTATACTTGGTTATTTATATTATCTATATGTGGATAAAGATCGGTAGTAATAAAAGCTTATTTACACGATTGAAATAA
- a CDS encoding DUF6036 family nucleotidyltransferase: MDKMKPVFEALNQELSQANLHLTIICVGGYVLEYHGLRATQDVDAFYEESQKINEIIARVGQRFNLNTDEELWLNNNVANMNRQPPLHLCETLYSFENLTVLVAPIEYVLGMKMVSTREQDLKDIGAIIKYKHFRSPFNTFDGLKKMGFDSIDFSVLLEGFSHAYGMDWLEEFFKENQDKLRRYY, encoded by the coding sequence ATGGATAAAATGAAACCTGTTTTTGAAGCCTTGAACCAAGAGTTATCTCAAGCCAATCTTCATTTAACCATTATTTGTGTTGGTGGTTATGTTTTAGAGTATCATGGTTTGCGAGCTACACAAGATGTAGATGCTTTTTATGAAGAAAGTCAGAAAATCAACGAAATTATTGCTCGTGTAGGGCAACGCTTTAATTTGAATACTGACGAAGAACTATGGCTCAATAATAATGTGGCAAACATGAACAGACAGCCACCATTACATTTGTGTGAGACCCTATATTCATTCGAAAACTTAACTGTTTTAGTTGCTCCAATTGAATACGTATTGGGTATGAAGATGGTTAGCACAAGAGAGCAGGATTTGAAAGATATTGGAGCAATTATCAAATACAAACACTTCCGTTCTCCGTTTAATACCTTTGATGGTTTGAAGAAAATGGGGTTTGATAGCATTGATTTCTCCGTTCTCCTAGAAGGCTTCAGTCATGCCTATGGGATGGACTGGCTAGAAGAATTTTTTAAAGAAAATCAGGATAAACTGAGAAGATATTATTGA
- a CDS encoding EpsG family protein codes for MLFFIAIILSSTSFLFRKSSFVFGVWALFFIILFGYNTYNPDYISYSNIYRLFALGNYDGKLGDIGYISLMKVGISQQLLFQQFLQILAIITILLLFYSIDKLSEYKNLVCVLILLYPLTISIVQLRFFIAYTLVLLGLYFLNKSSIGKILFFILVIVATTLHFSSIIFLVLFLTQSKSFKHIYISLIGVLIALLSINYLNSFIQIPLISQAIQKYFVTSLEFKGVVFVSRVVFFRLGPVLFLHSLYMYFKHCFEDRDIFLMKATNIILVISMFFEVINSEFERFSRLGYILFYIIVLNVCSRMKLKYNREIILTLLIIFSLTNFWFQNFYRSSGGIQFFDSVFRAIFENNLLLD; via the coding sequence ATGTTATTTTTTATAGCGATAATATTGAGCAGTACTTCTTTTTTATTTAGAAAATCTAGTTTTGTTTTTGGAGTCTGGGCGCTATTTTTTATTATATTATTTGGTTATAATACATATAATCCGGATTATATATCATATTCGAATATTTATAGATTGTTTGCTTTAGGAAATTATGATGGGAAATTGGGAGATATTGGGTATATAAGTTTAATGAAAGTAGGTATATCTCAGCAATTACTATTCCAACAATTTCTACAGATATTAGCAATTATTACAATTCTTCTGTTGTTTTATTCTATAGATAAATTGAGTGAGTATAAAAACTTAGTATGTGTTTTGATACTACTATACCCTTTGACAATTAGTATAGTCCAACTTAGATTTTTTATTGCATATACTTTGGTATTGTTAGGATTATACTTTCTAAATAAATCGTCAATCGGGAAAATTCTATTTTTTATACTAGTTATTGTAGCAACAACCCTTCATTTTTCATCCATTATTTTTTTAGTTCTTTTTTTAACGCAGTCTAAAAGTTTTAAACATATTTATATTAGCTTGATAGGAGTTTTAATAGCCCTACTGTCGATAAATTATTTGAATAGTTTTATACAAATCCCTTTAATTTCACAGGCAATTCAAAAATATTTTGTAACAAGCTTAGAATTCAAAGGAGTAGTCTTTGTTTCTAGAGTGGTATTTTTTCGATTAGGACCAGTATTATTTTTACATTCTCTATATATGTATTTTAAGCATTGTTTTGAAGATAGAGATATTTTTTTAATGAAAGCTACTAATATTATATTAGTAATTAGTATGTTTTTTGAAGTGATAAATTCTGAGTTTGAACGTTTTTCTAGATTAGGATATATACTTTTTTATATTATAGTGTTAAACGTTTGTTCGAGAATGAAATTGAAATATAATAGGGAAATAATTCTAACACTATTAATTATTTTCTCTCTAACTAATTTTTGGTTTCAAAATTTTTATCGAAGCTCAGGTGGGATTCAATTCTTTGACAGTGTATTTAGAGCGATTTTTGAAAATAATTTATTATTAGATTAA